The following DNA comes from Methanobacterium sp..
TCAATAATTGCCTGTCATGAGTTTAAAAAGAGGAACAAGGTTCCCCTATTTTTTGGAGTTGGAAATGTAACAGAATTACTTGATACAGATTCTGTAGGTGCAAATGCACTTCTTTCGGGAATTGCAACGGAACTTGGTGCAAGTATACTGTTTACACCGGAAGAAAGTGGTAAAACCATTGGAAGTGTGCATGAACTTTCTGTTTCATCTAAAATGATGTTTTTAGCTAAAAATAGAGGATCCATACCCAAAGACCTGGGAATAAATTTAATAGTTTTGAAAGATAAGCGTAAAGGAGAATCAATAACTGAAGAAATAGAAGCACCAGTTATAGATGGTGCAGAAGACTATAAATTCACCCAGGATCCTCAGGGAAGCTTTAAAATAATGGTTGAAGACGGTTTTATAAGGGCTGTTCACTATATAAAAATGAAACCTGATTTGATTATTAAAGGAAAAACCGCCAAAGCCGTTTATGACGAGATAATTAAAAGAAGGCTTGTTTCACGCCTTGAACATGCCACTTACCTTGGTGCTGAGCTTCAAAAGGCAGAAATTGCAGCGATACTTAATAAAAATTATGTTCAGGATTTTGAATTATTTAAAAAACAGAATTACTAAAAAATAATTATTTATCAGGTTATAATCATGAAAACATGCACAAAATGCGGCGCTACACCAGTAATAATACACAGAAAAGCTTCAGGGCAGATGCTCTGCAAAGAATGTTTCATCCAATCAATTACAGACAAAGTTTTGAAGGGTATTCGAAGAAATAAGCTTATAGAGAAAGGAGATAAAGTTGCAGTCGCCCTTTCAGGTGGTAAAGATAGTGTAATGGTTCTTGATATTCTTAATTCCCTTTACAAGCGTAACATAATTGATCTTTTTGCAATAACCATAGATGAAGGCATAGAAGGTTACAGAGAGCATGGAGTTGAAATTGCAATAAGAAATGCACAAAGATTAGGTATAAAACATAGAATTGCATCAATTAAGGATTATTTTGGAAAAACCCTCGATGAAATCATGGCAGATGACTGCAGAGAACACGGTGCATGCACATACTGCGGAGTATTTAGAAGATGGATAATAAATAAGATTGCAAGGGAAGAAGGGGCCACAAAAATTGCAACTGGGCATAATCTTGATGATGAGACCCAGGCAATACTAATGAATTATCTTGAGGGGAATATTGACAACCTTACACGAATTGGAGCAAAATCAGAGCCAAAAAGTGATAAATTCACCGTTAAGGTAAAACCGCTTCGTGAAATTCCTGAAAAAGAAGTTGGTTTGTATGCTGTTGCCCGCGAGCTTGATGTTCATTTTGATGAGTGCCCCTACTCAAGGGAATCGT
Coding sequences within:
- a CDS encoding TIGR00269 family protein, translated to MKTCTKCGATPVIIHRKASGQMLCKECFIQSITDKVLKGIRRNKLIEKGDKVAVALSGGKDSVMVLDILNSLYKRNIIDLFAITIDEGIEGYREHGVEIAIRNAQRLGIKHRIASIKDYFGKTLDEIMADDCREHGACTYCGVFRRWIINKIAREEGATKIATGHNLDDETQAILMNYLEGNIDNLTRIGAKSEPKSDKFTVKVKPLREIPEKEVGLYAVARELDVHFDECPYSRESFRGEVGRFVKELSVNHPTIMYSTLKGFDKIKPALKKEFSGKKVSMGMCINCGEPASHELCRACLFSKKIHEEE